The DNA window AATAATTTTCAATCGGTTGAAAATCGTGGAAAATTATTTCCGGGTGACCTATCGGGTAACTCTTTCTTGATTGACAGAACGGGTATAAAGACGTAAAATCCAGGTAACTGATCTTCTCGCCATCGGACACTTTGTGATACAACTTATAAGCATTCGTGCGCCCCCCAAAAAGAGCATCTCGGGGTTTCAGTCTCTCGGGAGCCGAATAAGTGCTCATAAATTCCATCACTGAAGCGTTTGTCTGCTTCATCTTAGTCCATTCACATTCCCAGATAACCTCTACCTTCATACCATGCAGACTTTGTAGAATTTCGACCTTTTCGTCAGACTGAGTTCTGAGAACACCGTACGGGACCAACGACAGACGGTGTAGGTCGTGGGGTTCGTAGCGACATTCGTGCCCATGGTGGAAACAACCGTTGAATTCGAGAGCATACTTAACTCCGCCCTGTTCATAATAACCGTCTAAGAAAAATTTACCGATTTGCATTTCACCATGATTCAGAGCATGATGAACGTCGACATTTCTAGATTTTTTTACATACTCCAACCATTCGATCGACACGCTTGAGAACGTCTTATTTTGTTGAATGTACGCATTATTGTGGGTTAGAGCCACAGTGTCCTCTACGAGATAATGAGTTTTGAAGACCCCCATACAGCAACTCGCAAGAGTCGTGAAACTGAACGGATCGATTTGAGTACACTCTATGAAGGATTCGCGGTATTTCATACACGCTTCGCGTAGCAAGATAACGTCGTTTTCACCATATTGGTATAATTGCTCCTTAAAGTCAAAGACCGAACGTGAAGCAATAGTGTACCATGCGTCGAACTTTGCACGATCTTTTTCAGATAGGTTGTCATACCCATAGAACTTTTTGTCTGGGATCGGACCGATATAGTTCTCATTTTCTTTTCTATTGAAATGATGCGGAAAGTAACCTTTCTCCGTCGTGGTGAGATTTAATGCCGCGGGCATCTTCGATAGAGCCATCGGGATGAATGATATGCTATCGATGTAGCGGTGTTCGAACACATCAtcgatcattaatattaatttacaacctTGCATGATGATGTCCATTTTTAGACCGGCTTTGCAGTAATATTCGAGAATTAGAAAGGAGTCAAATCTGGACGCGTTATGAGCTATAAAACAGTAGCCTTTGTATTTGGGTTTTCTGAAATGTGTAatcattttttcaacacaatcaGTTCCTTCAGCTACAAATTGTGTACCGCGAAATGTTATCGCGCAGACAAAATTAGCCACGTGCCTGCCATTTTCATAACGGGTCTCAAAATcgtaaaaaacatattttttctgtGGTTTTTTGAGTCTTTCAGGATTGATAAAACATTCATGAATCCCGGGGCTTGTAAGTTCTTCACGACATGCCCAACAACGGATCGGGGCGCACTCATGCGGTGACTTACGCTTTTCGTAACGTCTACCGCATTCCTTGCAATATTTTATAACGTCACAAGGAGCTTGATCTCTTTCGAGCACCGGCTTCTTGTGAGCGTCGTAGCAGTACGCCGATTTACAATAACGCAAACAATCGCGGCAATGGATGGTTTTTTTAGGATGCTTGTAGCAATCACTGTCAAAACAGACATTACAGACGTAATCGCATTGGTGTTGGTTAAGCTTCGAGAACCCTTTATAGCAAAATTCACACACATAGCTAGCACCTATGAAAGATGTCAAATTGAGAATCATGTAGTAATGTTCGTCTTGTAGATAAAGGAACAACGTTTTTAGGTGCGGCTCTTTGTTATTTACGTAGGTTTGTAACACGCCAGTGTTTAAcctataaaaaacaacaatttttacATCAAACAGTCGTTCAAATCTATCAATGTCATGAAGACCTACTTCCTGTTGGATAGCAAGACCAGCTTTATTGTGTATGATCGCTGCTCGGTTTTCTAATTCACACTCAGGTAATTCAGGCTCTAGAAAATGTGCTAGACATATAGAGAAGCACAGtttgtttgatatgtttgtaGGTATAAATAAGCTcgtcttttttcttttgattacCTGATCAAATGCCAAATCAGTGAGTTTACGACGAGCCCCACCGCCTCCTAGTCTGTTCATTACAACATCAGCTTCAATCTCGACAGTTTCGTTAGCTGCTAACTGGTCATCGCTCTGTAGAATTTTCACAATTTGGTCCATAAAAAGATTAACGTCATAATTATTACTCGGTGTTAAAACAGCGTTTACATCGGATTTCAGAGATGGGGTTCTAAGGCATAAATTGATAACGCTACCGTCACCGCCAATCTGTCTAGCAAATGACACTATGTCATCCATTGTATTGTGTAAACGTATGTGGTACGTCGCTAAATCCTGTGAtcttatttctctcatgtttAAAGACCTACGCAGCGATACGCTGTTGAAACGAGGTCTTGGTAAAAcgtgatattcatttacactaccACCTTCTCTCAACAATGTTTCAATGTCGATATGTTGCTGACCTAAAGGTTCAACATTAGCGGATGTTGATGGTTGCTGATCATTGTCGACGGCCGGGTGCGGTGTTTTGTTATTACACGTATCATTTATCGCGCGACTAGTCGACGGCTGTTCATGATCAATCGCGATAGCTGACGGCATACCGTTAGTGTCGTTATAAGGAGTGGCATCCTGAGTTAGTGCCCCACCGCCCTGTTCGGTAGATAATAACGTTTGTACGTAGTCTGATAAATTAAATTCACTTTCCTGATCCATCTCATCTAAATTTGGACTTAATAAAGAATCGAAGTTAAAAGCATCGTCCATAGAATTTAACTGCAGATCATCTAAGAATCTATCTGTGTCAGGATCGATAGACCTTTGTGGTGTAACAGATAATGATTGATCTGGTTGATTTTTGTGTGCATCATCTGAGGTATTTACGTTACccattacagttattttatttacttgataattattttgaatttaaaatgtttactttattgtttaaattaatgATTACTTTTATTGAATATCGTACCATAGAAATTATTTaatcttttagttttatttatagttatgtttaattaatattttttacaaacttttatttttattgactacttaaaattatttttatcctttattttaaaatgattttattttaatttttaatttaatatttataatcagatttgttttagttttattaatattttaattctttactttttaatttttatgttgatAATATTGCTTTTATTGATTGTTTATAGTTAAGGTtgttttagtattattaatattttattttttattctttacttttaattatttaggtatgactatttaattattttgggtattacatttaaatgtgttactatttttcttttattttatttattgatgtatacctggctttttttattaattttattttcaggtATACTTTAtggttatattattgttttttattattttatattttagtcaTATAAAACGGACACAATCTAAATCTATTTTATTAGAAAGGCATTAACAACAATATCAGTTATGGTATAAACAGATAATTGTAAAGAAATACACAGTATGAATCGATAGAAATAaccaatttaaaactaaaacagaaataaacaaatcagatatttttaatgtataacagcAAAAATATTAACCAATAAAgaatcaaattttaaaaaatgtaaaacagaaacaaaattaattaaattttaaaatgtgtaactaaaagcagaaataaacaaatcagatattttaaatgtgaaactAAAAACAGTATTAAACAATATAGAAtcgaattttaaaaaatgtaaaacagaaaaaattaaagaaatagaaatattttaattgaataactaaaacagtattaataatattaaatagaaTTTATATCTTAATCAAAGATGATTAAATGTATACATTGAAACAGTATGAAACAAAGCAAATACAATGTTTAATTGTAAACTCAAATTGAAAatttataaatcttttaaaatgtacaatCAAAACAGAATTAAGAAAATTAATACAGGGggaaaatgtaaaatctaactaATCAAACAAAAAGAGATCAGATATTACACACAAACTTAACACACTTGATCAAAACGAATAACTAAAACATAAGGCTAGCTAACATGAATCAAAATCTAGTAATAAAAGTACattgagtaaataaaaacagtgtTATTGGTGAATCATCTACGTATCAAAGCATTTTTAATTGAACAGAGTATTGAACCTAAAACACGGCGATCACGTTCAGCTTTGTTCAGTAAATTTAACACATCAGTCAGTTTCTGATTTGCAGCCCTTAATTGTTCATCTATATCACGCTGCTGGTGTAAAACATATTCAGATATCTGATCAATTTTTACCTGGTTTCGCTCCAGATATTGCAGAACTAGTTGATTAAAATCGGGTTCGACGATAGAGCTGGGTCCTGTTAGTGTGAGATCATCGGTTTGTTGTGGTTGGAAAACGTGGTCGCCGCCATGATTGTTTTCTTCCTCCTTTTCCGGCTCGTCTTCTTCTTCTACTACTAAAGACGGGTATGGTGTATATACAGGACTGCGACCGCCACCTAGCGTTGAGGCATAACCATCGCTGGATTCACCGTCATCCGACCAACGTTGAGGGCTTGGTGCTAAAAcatcattaaaaagaaaaagtctttaatatattgtttagaaagtcataattttacatttaataaaataaaacactcacAATGTTGTGCCTCAATACTGCATTCAGAAGGTCCGTTGGGGCTGCTAGCCGGAGACGTGGGAACTAGAGGAGAAATGcatatataatgtaatttaaattaacaGAAATGTGTACACATCATATCCGATTAATGTATTTTCACAGTTAATAAAACACTTACGTTGTTGTATTTCAAAAACACTTTCCCGAGGTCCGAGCGGGCTGGTATCCGGTGATCGCGGAACTAGAGTAGAAGCAGATAGTgcatattcagaaaaaaaaattcaaactagCTCTAGCATGAAACATTCAGCATGGACGGAGCGCACAATTCAACAGTTATAAATTACATAGATTTAAACCGTATAAAACAAGATAATACATTACCTAAACGAGCTtcgtcttcatcatcaccatcgtATTCAATATGTTGATCCTGTACGGCGGTATAAATTTTCAGCCTCTTGTTTGAAACAGGGCTAAAGTTATAATCAAGGCGTCTTTTTTCCGGCCGTGTCGAGCTGACCAACGTGGCTTGGACCAGATCGGTGGCTTCTTGCTCGTCCTCCGCTGTTAAATCAATGACCTCGATTATATCTGAAACATAAAAGTGAAAATATTGTATTAATAACGTTTAGATTATCTATAGCTGCAGCATTCTAGAGATATTGAATGACCAAATTCACACGACTATTTCTGTGGCCTGTATGAAAAGCGCTCGTCTTCGGGCCACGTGTGTTTTCTAATCGGGTTTCGAATACACGCTAGGATACAAAGGGCCtagaattttatatttaaataaaacatttaccttCTTCCCTTTGGGCGTCAGCATTGGATCGAGGCCACGCTACGAGATAAAGCagaaatgtatgatttaaaacagccgtttatataacatataaaatatccGTATAAAACAGTATTTACTCACAGAATTGGTTGATGGCTTCAAAAGCATCAATCTCTGATGAATTTAATTCTGTAACATAAAAGCTGATAGATTGAAAATATTTCAGGTCACAGTATGACTGACGAAGTATTACttaatgtaatgtattacagcataataatattattttacttacgACGAGCCATGCTTCCTCAAAAAGTTTAGTGTAGACTAGAAGAGGTGGTGAAGGAGACGAATCACATCAACAGGCGATGACCAGATGAATAACTATCCCTTGGTTGTCTGCTGTATTTAAGTATAAAGATGTGGGGGTCGAGCCCAGGTGTCGGAGAGAGATAAGAACCATAAAAACTACTCGAATGTATTACTTTCAAGATCACAAACACGGACTTTTATATAATAGTAGAAATAAAAATATCTTTTATATATTATGACAGCTAGTTTatagattatttaatttattaaacagtatCGTTAAAACCTGATATAAAGTAATGGAATAACTCGAATGTAGGgttaaataaagtatatatatatagtcgtgTATGTATTATATAACGCATATCTTTAATATTGAATCATTGCACTTTAtatgaatgaaattaaaaacattgttattttctAACATTGTAGTCGGATATAATCAAGCATCCGGAAACATTTTAACaagtaatattaatgttttaatggcTGCATAAATACgtggttattttaattaaaatatcagATGTGTTTAGATAAAACATGGTACATGATAATTGTAGCTAATACGGTCTTTTAGACTATTGCATCCAAGTTGGTGTAATACACTCGTTTATTATTTAGATAaggttaaacatatttaatttaacagGGTGAAAATAAGTGAATAACCGAATTTATGTATTTGCTGAGTAAACACTAGATGGCGCTAGAGGTCTATGTTTGTGCTCAGAGACCCATGGCGCTTATCGGCATCAAAAGACCTTAGCGGAACCACCCGCTGTTCGTGTTCACAGATGTGTTCGGATCCTTACTGTGTTTATTACAACGGACAACGGCTATAACCTTATCGTAGAGACCTGTAGGCGCTTCATGCAGCGCTGAGGAAATTAGTTCGACTGAGGTGCCGCACGACTGTTTGCATAACAGACAGCCAAATTCAAAGAAACGTAAACGCAGTTTAATGTTtgtatcaaataaaattaaatagactAAAACAAGACGTTCAGTAATGATTATCTGACGTATGTCAGATTATTAACGTAAACAACATACATCCTACTTGCGGCAATCATTAAAATGATGTAAGAGGTTATCTTTAGCATGGATTAAAATATGTAACAACGGGGTATTGAGTTAAACATCATACCAAAATGATGATGGTTTATTAATTACAGTTTCTTGAATTCATTTCTTCCTATATCTCTATATTGAGCcaaaataatataacattcaAATCGTGTCGagtgtttataataatatttaatattcattgtgtatgattttaaattatttgtaattgAACATTTATTCGCAGCTTAcatcatagatagatagattaaaaaatTGTACGAGATAAACTTTACGTTAGAAATGGGTCTTACAACAGAGTTAttcgtttattgttttattataacatttaattaaagttaaatatttgatATTCATTGTGTaggaatataaaatatttgtaattgaaCTTTTATTCACAGTTTGCATCATAGatagatttaaaaaaagcatgaGATAATCTTTACATTACAAATGGATCATACAACACAGTTAatcgtttattgttttattataacattgaaataaagttaaacaacCATAATAATCACGATGGATGAATATTTCTCAATGTTGAACAATCATTGTCTCATTCGCACAGATAGAGAGACATACAAACAGACCGAGAGCCGTACCAGAGAGACGCAAACAGATATAAAAACACAAAGTCTCACACTTTAACAGCCGGAAAGAGCCGGTCTGAACGATAACCATGTAAACGGACGTTTGCGTTTTATTTAACAACCGATGTCATAATGTTCACTTATCAGATACACGCATACGGCGTAACAGTCATCAGATGTATTTTATCTTTCTCAGGCACGCTTCAACC is part of the Danio rerio strain Tuebingen ecotype United States chromosome 15, GRCz12tu, whole genome shotgun sequence genome and encodes:
- the si:ch211-11n16.3 gene encoding uncharacterized protein si:ch211-11n16.3 is translated as MARQLNSSEIDAFEAINQFSWPRSNADAQREEDIIEVIDLTAEDEQEATDLVQATLVSSTRPEKRRLDYNFSPVSNKRLKIYTAVQDQHIEYDGDDEDEARLVPRSPDTSPLGPRESVFEIQQLPTSPASSPNGPSECSIEAQHSPSPQRWSDDGESSDGYASTLGGGRSPVYTPYPSLVVEEEDEPEKEEENNHGGDHVFQPQQTDDLTLTGPSSIVEPDFNQLVLQYLERNQVKIDQISEYVLHQQRDIDEQLRAANQKLTDVLNLLNKAERDRRVLGSILCSIKNALIRR